One window from the genome of Streptococcus halotolerans encodes:
- a CDS encoding response regulator transcription factor: MIKLLLVEDDLSLSNSVFDFLDDFADVMQVFDGEEGLYEAESGVYDLILLDLMLPEKNGFQVLKELREKGITTPVLIMTAKESLDDKGHGFELGADDYLTKPFYLEELKMRIQALLKRSGKLTNNNIVYGDLTVDTSINSVTVDGNNVELLGKEFELLLYFLQNQNVILPKTQIFDRLWGFDSDTTISVVEVYVSKIRKKLKGTSFAENLQTLRSVGYILKDA, translated from the coding sequence ATGATAAAATTGCTCTTGGTTGAAGATGATTTGAGTTTATCCAATTCGGTTTTTGATTTTCTAGATGATTTTGCAGATGTAATGCAGGTTTTCGACGGTGAAGAAGGTTTGTATGAAGCTGAATCTGGCGTTTATGATCTTATTTTGTTAGATTTGATGCTTCCTGAAAAAAATGGCTTCCAGGTTTTGAAAGAATTGCGAGAAAAAGGAATTACGACACCCGTTCTTATCATGACAGCCAAAGAAAGCCTAGATGATAAAGGTCATGGTTTTGAACTGGGGGCTGATGATTATTTAACAAAACCATTTTACCTCGAAGAACTAAAAATGCGTATTCAGGCGCTGTTGAAACGCTCTGGTAAACTAACCAATAATAACATTGTTTACGGAGATCTTACAGTTGATACTTCGATCAATAGTGTTACGGTCGATGGTAACAATGTAGAACTGTTAGGGAAAGAATTTGAATTGTTGCTGTATTTTCTACAAAACCAAAACGTTATTTTGCCTAAAACACAGATTTTTGATCGACTTTGGGGTTTTGACAGTGACACGACTATCTCAGTCGTTGAAGTTTACGTTTCAAAAATTCGTAAAAAACTAAAGGGTACAAGTTTTGCGGAAAACTTACAAACCTTAAGAAGTGTTGGCTACATTTTAAAAGATGCATAA
- a CDS encoding sensor histidine kinase yields the protein MHKYIQQKIHSDNFNPFIHFAAVFTAIFFVMTIIILQIMRLGLYSSTDSSLKQARGVISTYIDMTMSRTYSWKSVENGINITIEPSKINPDDNLVAALDVIVYDKHGNILNTLDAYSEFSRVSLKKSQLNTIVKRRLLNAYGHSENYRSVTLEVSDPDYPQAKYISFLASTRQLDEAYDRYVKVVVTIMMIFWFISVITSVYLAKWSRKPIIASYEKQKSFVENASHELRTPLTVLQNRLETLFRKPNDTILEHSENIAASLDEVRNMRLLTTNLLNLARRDDGIHPKIEELAPSFFDDIFDNYQLIAEENGKQLLLTNQISRPLKSDKTLMKQLVTILFDNALKYTGDSGIIAISVENKGRRFLLKVSDNGPGISDNDKQKIFDRFYRVDKARTRQTGGFGLGLSLAKQIVDALGGEITVKDNEPRGAVFEVLI from the coding sequence ATGCATAAATATATACAACAAAAGATACATTCGGACAACTTTAATCCATTTATTCATTTCGCAGCCGTTTTCACAGCTATTTTCTTTGTCATGACCATTATAATCCTTCAAATTATGCGGTTAGGATTGTACTCATCGACAGATAGTAGTCTGAAGCAAGCTAGAGGTGTTATTTCAACCTATATTGATATGACCATGTCACGAACCTACTCTTGGAAGTCCGTTGAAAATGGTATCAATATTACTATTGAGCCAAGTAAAATTAACCCTGACGATAATTTAGTTGCAGCGTTAGATGTTATTGTTTATGACAAGCATGGGAATATTCTTAATACACTGGATGCTTATTCTGAGTTTTCACGAGTGAGTTTGAAAAAATCACAGTTAAATACTATTGTAAAACGAAGACTTTTAAATGCGTATGGCCATTCTGAAAACTATCGTAGTGTCACCTTGGAGGTTTCAGATCCTGACTATCCTCAAGCGAAATACATCAGTTTTTTAGCTAGTACCAGGCAATTAGATGAAGCTTACGATCGCTATGTCAAAGTAGTAGTAACAATCATGATGATATTTTGGTTCATATCTGTTATCACCAGTGTTTATTTGGCAAAATGGAGCCGTAAACCTATCATTGCTAGTTATGAGAAACAAAAAAGTTTTGTTGAAAACGCCAGTCATGAGTTAAGGACGCCACTGACAGTTCTACAAAATCGTTTGGAAACCCTATTTAGAAAACCAAATGATACGATTTTAGAACATAGCGAAAATATAGCAGCTAGTCTTGATGAAGTCAGAAACATGAGACTATTAACGACAAATCTTTTGAATTTAGCAAGAAGAGATGATGGTATTCATCCTAAAATAGAAGAATTAGCACCTTCCTTTTTCGATGATATTTTTGATAATTATCAATTGATCGCAGAAGAAAACGGTAAACAACTGCTATTAACAAATCAAATCAGTCGCCCACTGAAATCTGATAAGACGTTGATGAAGCAGTTGGTGACAATCTTATTTGATAATGCTCTAAAATATACTGGCGATTCCGGTATCATAGCAATTTCAGTAGAAAATAAGGGCCGCCGATTCTTACTAAAAGTATCGGATAATGGTCCTGGTATATCGGATAATGATAAACAGAAGATTTTTGATCGATTTTATCGGGTTGATAAGGCGAGAACAAGACAAACCGGAGGGTTCGGGCTGGGCTTATCATTGGCCAAACAAATTGTTGATGCTCTTGGAGGGGAAATCACTGTTAAAGATAACGAGCCCAGGGGAGCTGTTTTTGAAGTTCTGATATAA
- the rpsT gene encoding 30S ribosomal protein S20 produces the protein MEVNTLANIKSAIKRAELNVKRNEKNSAQKSAMRSAIKAFEANPTEELFRAASSSIDKAKSKGLIHANKASRDKARLATKLG, from the coding sequence ATGGAGGTGAATACTTTGGCAAATATTAAATCAGCTATCAAACGCGCTGAACTTAACGTTAAACGTAACGAAAAAAACTCAGCACAAAAATCAGCTATGCGTTCTGCGATTAAAGCTTTTGAAGCTAACCCAACTGAAGAGCTTTTCCGCGCTGCTTCTTCAAGCATCGATAAAGCAAAATCAAAAGGTTTGATCCACGCAAACAAAGCTAGCCGTGATAAAGCGCGTCTTGCTACAAAACTTGGCTAA
- the coaA gene encoding type I pantothenate kinase produces MIHDLINFISMSRQDWQQLHRHTPALLTSEELESLRSLNDKIDLGDVKDIYLPLINLIKIYKKSIDDLAFSKSLFLKDEPNQRPFIIGVSGSVAVGKSTTSRLLQLLLSRTYPESQVELVTTDGFLFPNQTLIDKGILNRKGFPESYDMPRLLHFLDSIKNGGTVDIPIYSHEIYDIIPNQMMSLAAPDFLIVEGINVFQNPQNERLYMADYFDFSIYIDANVEHIEEWYLERFAKLLLIAKEDKDNYYYRFTQLSHHEALDIAKTTWKNINLLNLKHYIEPSRNRADIILHKSHNHKIDEIYLKK; encoded by the coding sequence ATGATTCACGATTTAATTAATTTTATAAGTATGTCTAGACAGGATTGGCAACAACTTCATCGTCACACACCCGCACTGCTTACTTCTGAAGAGCTTGAATCGCTCAGAAGCTTGAACGATAAAATTGATTTAGGAGATGTTAAAGATATTTATCTTCCACTAATTAATCTCATAAAAATTTACAAAAAAAGTATCGACGACTTAGCTTTTTCTAAAAGCCTTTTCTTAAAGGATGAACCCAATCAACGCCCCTTTATCATTGGAGTATCGGGATCTGTAGCTGTTGGTAAATCCACGACAAGTCGGTTGCTACAATTACTATTAAGTCGAACATACCCAGAAAGCCAAGTGGAATTAGTGACAACGGATGGTTTTTTATTTCCTAATCAGACTTTGATTGATAAAGGGATCCTTAATCGAAAAGGTTTTCCAGAATCTTACGATATGCCGCGACTTCTTCACTTTTTAGATAGTATCAAAAATGGCGGAACCGTTGATATTCCCATTTATTCCCATGAAATTTATGACATTATTCCAAATCAGATGATGTCTCTGGCAGCGCCAGATTTCTTAATCGTTGAAGGCATCAATGTCTTTCAAAATCCACAAAATGAACGCCTTTACATGGCTGACTATTTTGATTTTTCCATTTACATCGATGCAAATGTTGAACATATTGAAGAGTGGTATTTGGAACGTTTTGCCAAATTACTTTTAATTGCAAAGGAAGATAAAGATAACTACTATTATCGTTTCACACAATTAAGCCATCATGAAGCCTTAGATATTGCGAAGACCACATGGAAAAACATCAATCTTCTCAACCTAAAACATTATATCGAGCCATCACGTAATCGCGCTGATATTATCTTGCATAAATCTCACAATCATAAAATTGATGAAATTTACCTCAAAAAGTGA
- a CDS encoding class I SAM-dependent methyltransferase, with the protein MANMYYEENPNSSHDIQELSVTLLGENFRFKTDAGVFSKKMIDFGSQVLLNTLTFKFNDSVLDVGCGYGPLGISLAKVQGVQATMVDINNRALDLAKENAKANKVEVDIYQSNIYEKVTGKFDHIISNPPIRAGKEIVHTILEESFHYLNEGGDLTIVIQKKQGAPSAKTKMEEVFGNVDTLKKDKGYYILRSVKE; encoded by the coding sequence ATGGCTAACATGTACTACGAGGAAAATCCTAATAGCAGTCATGATATTCAAGAATTGAGCGTGACACTTTTGGGAGAGAATTTCCGCTTTAAGACGGATGCAGGTGTCTTTTCAAAAAAAATGATTGATTTTGGAAGTCAAGTATTATTGAACACATTAACCTTTAAATTTAATGATAGTGTGCTAGATGTGGGTTGCGGATATGGCCCACTTGGTATTTCTTTAGCCAAAGTTCAAGGCGTGCAAGCTACCATGGTAGATATTAATAATCGTGCGCTTGATTTAGCAAAAGAAAATGCCAAAGCCAACAAGGTAGAAGTTGACATTTACCAATCTAATATTTATGAGAAAGTTACTGGAAAGTTTGACCATATTATTTCTAATCCCCCCATTCGTGCTGGTAAAGAGATTGTCCATACGATATTGGAAGAATCTTTTCATTATCTCAATGAGGGTGGGGATTTAACAATTGTCATTCAAAAGAAACAGGGTGCTCCAAGTGCCAAGACTAAAATGGAAGAAGTTTTTGGCAATGTTGACACTCTGAAAAAAGATAAAGGCTATTACATTTTAAGGAGTGTTAAAGAATGA
- a CDS encoding pyrimidine-nucleoside phosphorylase, whose translation MRAVDLIQKKRDGFELTTEEINWLIDGYVSGQVPDYQMAAWAMAVYFKGMSTRETSDLTMAMVATGDQIDLSAIEGIKTDKHSTGGVGDKVTLILAPLVASFGVPVAKMSGRGLGHTGGTLDKLESIKGYQIERTQEEFIKQVQDIGISVIGQSNQLVRADKLLYALRDVTATVDIIPLIASSVMSKKIAAGADAILLDVTVGEGAFMKTIDEAEELAQTMVDLGKAVGRKTVAVITDMRQPVGQAIGNRLEVLEALDIMKGQAREDVTHFICELAQMMLSLAGKNIDLETIHDHLVNGKALAKFEEMVVAQGGDLTDLHRQSSAEFITDIKADRDGFIEALPALEFGLFAMRLGAGRAVKTDSLDYESGIVFVKKIGDSVSKDEIVAKIYSNQKLTENLLTEFKKNVKIGMTKNQPKEIVKIIS comes from the coding sequence ATGAGAGCAGTAGATTTAATTCAAAAAAAACGCGATGGCTTTGAGCTTACAACAGAGGAAATCAACTGGCTAATCGATGGTTACGTATCTGGTCAAGTTCCAGATTACCAAATGGCAGCTTGGGCAATGGCTGTCTACTTTAAAGGAATGTCGACTCGTGAAACCAGTGATTTAACGATGGCTATGGTCGCTACTGGGGATCAAATCGATCTTTCTGCTATTGAAGGCATCAAGACGGATAAACACTCAACTGGCGGTGTCGGAGATAAGGTGACCTTGATTTTGGCACCATTAGTAGCTAGTTTCGGAGTACCTGTTGCCAAAATGAGTGGTCGGGGATTAGGGCACACTGGAGGAACTCTTGATAAATTAGAATCTATTAAAGGCTATCAAATTGAAAGAACTCAAGAAGAGTTTATCAAACAAGTTCAAGATATTGGTATATCGGTGATAGGACAATCTAATCAATTGGTTCGCGCTGATAAATTACTTTACGCCCTTAGAGATGTGACAGCTACGGTCGATATTATTCCTTTGATTGCTAGCTCTGTTATGAGTAAGAAAATCGCTGCGGGGGCAGACGCCATTTTACTTGATGTCACAGTCGGTGAGGGTGCTTTCATGAAGACAATCGATGAGGCTGAAGAACTTGCTCAAACCATGGTTGACCTGGGAAAAGCTGTTGGTCGTAAGACGGTTGCTGTTATTACTGATATGCGTCAACCTGTTGGACAGGCTATTGGGAACCGTCTAGAAGTTTTGGAAGCTCTCGATATTATGAAAGGGCAAGCGCGTGAAGACGTCACTCACTTTATTTGTGAACTTGCTCAAATGATGCTTAGCTTAGCTGGAAAAAATATTGACCTGGAGACGATTCACGATCACCTGGTTAATGGAAAAGCATTGGCAAAATTTGAAGAAATGGTAGTTGCGCAAGGAGGTGATTTAACAGATTTACATCGTCAATCATCAGCCGAATTTATTACTGACATCAAGGCAGACAGGGATGGTTTTATCGAAGCGTTACCCGCATTAGAATTTGGATTGTTCGCTATGAGATTAGGAGCAGGCCGTGCCGTAAAAACCGACTCTCTGGACTATGAAAGCGGTATAGTGTTCGTGAAAAAAATTGGTGACAGTGTTAGCAAGGATGAAATCGTCGCAAAAATCTACTCAAACCAAAAATTAACCGAAAATCTACTTACAGAATTCAAAAAAAATGTTAAAATAGGTATGACTAAAAATCAACCTAAAGAAATTGTAAAAATCATATCTTAG
- the deoC gene encoding deoxyribose-phosphate aldolase — MKFNRLIDHTLLKPESTQEQVDKLIAEAKEYEFASVCVNPTWVKHASEKLSETPVKVCTVIGFPLGANTSATKAFETKNAIENGADEIDMVINIGAAKDGNFDLVEADIAAVVKASGDKLVKVIIETCLLTDDEKVKACKAAVSAGADFVKTSTGFSTGGANVHDVALMRETVGPDIGVKASGGARSLEDVKQFVEAGATRIGTSSGVAIVQGELADGNY, encoded by the coding sequence ATGAAATTTAATCGTTTGATTGATCACACTTTGTTAAAGCCAGAAAGCACACAAGAACAAGTTGATAAGCTTATTGCAGAAGCAAAAGAATATGAATTTGCCAGTGTTTGTGTTAACCCAACTTGGGTTAAGCATGCTAGTGAAAAATTATCAGAGACGCCTGTGAAAGTTTGTACGGTAATTGGCTTTCCTCTGGGGGCAAATACGAGTGCAACCAAGGCATTTGAAACTAAGAATGCCATTGAAAATGGTGCTGATGAGATTGATATGGTTATCAACATTGGCGCAGCTAAGGATGGAAATTTTGACCTAGTCGAAGCAGATATTGCAGCGGTCGTCAAGGCAAGTGGTGATAAACTTGTCAAAGTTATCATTGAAACCTGTCTCTTAACAGATGATGAAAAAGTTAAAGCATGTAAGGCTGCTGTATCAGCAGGAGCTGACTTCGTCAAAACATCAACTGGCTTTTCAACTGGTGGTGCAAATGTACATGACGTTGCTCTAATGCGCGAAACAGTGGGACCAGATATTGGTGTTAAAGCTTCAGGTGGTGCACGTTCTCTTGAAGATGTCAAACAGTTTGTTGAAGCTGGGGCTACTCGAATTGGAACATCATCTGGTGTTGCTATTGTTCAAGGAGAGTTAGCTGATGGAAACTATTGA
- a CDS encoding cytidine deaminase gives METIDLITLAKEASQNAYVPYSHFPIGAAVLTKSGQVFQGCNIENISFGLCNCGERTAIFKAVSEGYRELETIAVYGATKEPVSPCGACRQVMVEFFEPTSKVILISQNGKTVEMTVEELLPYSFTDLD, from the coding sequence ATGGAAACTATTGATCTCATCACTTTAGCTAAAGAAGCCAGCCAAAACGCATATGTGCCCTATTCACACTTTCCAATTGGGGCTGCTGTTTTAACAAAATCTGGCCAAGTTTTTCAAGGCTGTAATATAGAAAACATCAGTTTTGGCTTATGTAATTGCGGAGAACGTACAGCAATATTCAAAGCAGTCTCTGAAGGCTATCGCGAGCTGGAAACAATAGCCGTTTATGGTGCAACAAAGGAGCCAGTTTCGCCTTGTGGCGCTTGTCGTCAAGTGATGGTTGAGTTTTTCGAACCAACCTCTAAAGTTATCTTAATTTCGCAAAATGGTAAGACAGTCGAGATGACAGTCGAAGAGTTACTTCCATACTCTTTCACAGATTTAGATTAA
- a CDS encoding BMP family lipoprotein has translation MNKKIVGVGLASVAVLTLAACGNRGGSKSDGGDAGLKVAMVTDTGGVDDKSFNQSAWEGLQAWGKENGLKKGKGFDYFQSTSESDYANNLDTAISSGYKLVFGIGFALHDAIEKVAQDNTDTNFVIIDDVIEGKDNVASATFADNEAAYLAGIAAAKTTKTKKVGFVGGMESDVITRFEKGFEAGVKSVDDSIEIKVDYAGSFGDAAKGKTIAAAQYASGADIVYQVAGGTGVGVFSEAKSLNEGKKESEKVWVIGVDRDQKDEGKYTSKDGKESNFVLASTLKEVGKTVELISGQAKDNKFPGGDVTVYGLKDGGVDIATTNVDEATVKEINKAKEQIKSGEIKVPKK, from the coding sequence ATGAACAAAAAGATTGTTGGTGTTGGTCTTGCATCAGTAGCTGTGCTTACTCTTGCTGCATGTGGAAACCGTGGTGGTTCAAAATCAGATGGTGGTGATGCTGGACTTAAAGTTGCAATGGTAACTGATACTGGTGGTGTTGATGACAAATCATTTAACCAATCAGCTTGGGAAGGTCTTCAAGCTTGGGGTAAAGAGAATGGCTTGAAAAAAGGTAAAGGATTCGATTATTTCCAATCAACAAGTGAATCTGATTATGCTAATAACCTAGATACAGCTATTTCAAGTGGTTATAAACTTGTTTTTGGTATTGGATTTGCGCTTCATGATGCTATCGAAAAAGTTGCTCAAGATAATACAGATACAAACTTTGTCATCATCGATGATGTTATCGAAGGAAAAGATAACGTTGCAAGTGCAACATTTGCTGATAATGAAGCAGCTTACTTAGCTGGTATCGCTGCTGCTAAAACAACTAAAACTAAAAAAGTTGGTTTCGTAGGTGGTATGGAATCAGATGTTATCACTCGTTTTGAAAAAGGATTTGAAGCAGGTGTTAAATCTGTCGATGATTCTATCGAAATTAAAGTAGATTACGCAGGTTCATTTGGTGATGCTGCTAAAGGTAAAACGATTGCTGCAGCACAATATGCTAGTGGCGCAGACATTGTCTACCAAGTTGCCGGAGGAACTGGTGTTGGTGTCTTCAGTGAAGCAAAATCACTTAACGAAGGCAAAAAAGAATCAGAAAAGGTTTGGGTTATCGGTGTTGACCGTGACCAAAAAGATGAAGGTAAATATACTTCAAAAGACGGCAAAGAGTCTAACTTTGTTTTAGCTTCTACACTTAAAGAAGTTGGTAAAACAGTTGAACTTATTTCAGGTCAAGCTAAAGATAACAAATTCCCTGGTGGTGATGTAACTGTCTACGGTCTTAAAGATGGTGGTGTTGACATCGCTACAACAAATGTTGATGAGGCAACTGTTAAAGAAATTAACAAAGCCAAAGAACAAATTAAATCAGGTGAAATTAAAGTACCTAAAAAATAA
- a CDS encoding ABC transporter ATP-binding protein has product MTQNVIEMREITKIFGDFVANDKINLNLQKGEIHALLGENGAGKSTLMNMLAGLLEPTSGEIVVNGQSVSIDSPSKSSHLGIGMVHQHFMLVEAFTVAENIILGNEITSGASLDMKKAHKEITELSEQYGLAVNPKAKVADISVGAQQRVEILKTLYRGADILIFDEPTAVLTPAEIAELMVIMKNLTKEGKSIILITHKLDEIRAVADRVTVIRRGKSIETVEVGDATSEDLAEMMVGRSVSFTTAKQPSVPGEVVLSIDHLVVNENRGVPAVKDLSLEVRAGEVVGIAGIDGNGQSELIQAITGLRKVKSGRITIKGQDATKMSSRKITELSVAHVPEDRHRDGLVLDMTLAENVALQTYYKEPLSKNGVLNYNKINEYAKKLMAEFDVRGASELVPARGFSGGNQQKAIIAREIDRDPDLLIVSQPTRGLDVGAIEYIRKRIIEERTNGKAVLVVSFELDEILDLSDRIAVIHDGKIQGIVAPEKTNKQELGVLMAGGTVAKEESHV; this is encoded by the coding sequence ATGACACAGAATGTCATCGAAATGAGAGAAATTACCAAAATTTTTGGTGATTTTGTCGCAAATGATAAGATTAATCTGAATTTGCAAAAAGGCGAAATTCATGCTCTTTTGGGAGAAAACGGAGCAGGTAAGTCAACATTGATGAACATGTTGGCAGGTCTGTTAGAGCCTACGAGCGGTGAGATTGTTGTTAATGGTCAATCTGTATCTATCGATTCGCCGTCAAAATCATCACATCTTGGTATCGGAATGGTTCACCAACATTTTATGCTCGTTGAAGCATTTACTGTTGCTGAAAATATTATTTTAGGAAATGAAATCACATCAGGTGCATCACTTGATATGAAGAAGGCTCATAAAGAAATTACAGAGCTATCTGAACAGTATGGCCTTGCTGTAAATCCGAAAGCAAAGGTTGCTGATATTTCTGTTGGGGCTCAACAGCGTGTTGAAATTTTAAAAACATTGTATCGCGGTGCTGATATTCTGATTTTTGATGAACCAACAGCTGTTTTAACACCTGCAGAAATTGCTGAGTTAATGGTCATCATGAAAAATCTAACGAAAGAAGGAAAATCAATTATTTTGATTACTCATAAGTTAGATGAAATACGTGCCGTAGCTGACCGTGTAACCGTTATTCGTCGTGGTAAAAGTATCGAGACAGTGGAAGTCGGTGATGCTACTTCAGAAGATTTAGCAGAGATGATGGTGGGTCGTTCAGTATCATTTACAACAGCTAAACAGCCTTCTGTGCCTGGTGAAGTGGTATTATCTATTGATCATTTGGTTGTTAATGAAAACCGCGGTGTTCCAGCTGTTAAAGACCTCTCTCTTGAAGTAAGAGCGGGTGAAGTCGTCGGAATAGCTGGTATTGATGGAAATGGTCAAAGTGAACTAATTCAAGCTATCACTGGTCTGCGTAAAGTAAAATCTGGTCGCATTACGATTAAAGGTCAAGATGCTACTAAAATGTCTTCTCGTAAAATCACGGAACTCAGTGTTGCCCACGTTCCTGAAGATCGCCATAGAGATGGTTTAGTATTAGACATGACCTTGGCTGAAAATGTTGCTTTACAGACCTATTATAAGGAACCATTAAGTAAAAATGGTGTATTGAATTACAACAAAATCAATGAATATGCCAAAAAATTGATGGCTGAGTTTGATGTTCGCGGTGCCAGTGAGTTAGTTCCTGCAAGAGGTTTTTCTGGAGGAAATCAACAAAAGGCAATTATTGCTCGCGAAATTGATCGTGACCCAGATCTCTTAATTGTTAGTCAACCAACTCGAGGACTCGACGTAGGTGCTATCGAATACATTCGTAAACGTATTATTGAAGAACGTACCAATGGAAAGGCTGTCCTCGTTGTTAGTTTTGAACTTGACGAAATCCTGGATTTATCAGATAGAATTGCTGTTATTCATGACGGCAAAATCCAAGGTATTGTTGCTCCAGAAAAAACAAATAAACAAGAACTTGGAGTCTTGATGGCAGGTGGAACAGTAGCAAAGGAGGAGAGTCATGTCTAA
- a CDS encoding ABC transporter permease: MSNKKQSIAVPIISVVLGLVLGAIIMLIFGYDPIWGYEGLFQIAFGSVKNIGEIFRAMGPLVLIALGFTVASRAGFFNIGLSGQAYAGWIAAGWFALSHPELPRPVMILMTIIIAVLAGGIVGAIPGFLRAYLGTSEVIVTIMMNYIILFGGNAIIQRGFSKDIMRTTDSSIYVSQNATYQSDWLGALTNNSRLNIGIFFALIAVVVIWFLLNKTILGFEIRSVGLNPHASEYAGMSAKRTIILSMIISGALAGLGGVVEGLGTFENVYVQSTSLAIGFDGMAVSLLASNHPIGIIFAAFLFAVLNVGAPGMNTAGIPPELVKVVTASIIFFVGAHYLIEQFIKPKKQVKGGN, translated from the coding sequence ATGTCTAATAAAAAACAAAGCATAGCGGTTCCCATTATTTCTGTTGTTTTGGGACTTGTTTTGGGAGCTATTATCATGCTCATCTTCGGTTATGATCCTATTTGGGGATATGAAGGCTTGTTCCAAATCGCCTTTGGAAGTGTGAAAAACATTGGTGAAATTTTTAGAGCTATGGGGCCTTTAGTTCTCATCGCTCTAGGATTTACTGTGGCCAGTCGAGCAGGATTTTTCAATATCGGTCTTTCAGGTCAGGCTTATGCTGGCTGGATTGCTGCTGGTTGGTTTGCTTTATCACATCCTGAGTTACCACGTCCAGTGATGATTTTGATGACCATCATTATCGCTGTTCTTGCGGGTGGTATCGTTGGGGCCATTCCTGGTTTCTTGCGTGCTTATCTTGGTACTAGTGAAGTTATTGTGACTATCATGATGAACTATATCATCTTGTTTGGAGGGAATGCGATTATCCAACGTGGCTTCTCGAAAGATATTATGAGAACAACAGATTCATCGATTTATGTGAGTCAAAATGCGACTTATCAGTCAGACTGGTTAGGTGCTTTAACGAATAATTCACGTTTAAATATTGGGATTTTCTTTGCTTTAATAGCTGTTGTTGTTATTTGGTTCTTACTCAATAAAACGATTCTAGGTTTTGAGATTCGTTCAGTTGGGCTAAATCCTCATGCAAGTGAATATGCTGGAATGTCTGCTAAACGGACGATTATCTTATCGATGATCATTTCAGGAGCTTTAGCAGGACTTGGAGGAGTCGTTGAAGGTTTAGGAACTTTTGAGAATGTCTATGTTCAAAGTACCTCATTGGCAATTGGTTTTGATGGAATGGCTGTTAGTCTTTTAGCTTCAAATCATCCCATTGGTATAATTTTTGCGGCCTTCTTGTTTGCTGTCCTTAACGTTGGTGCTCCAGGTATGAATACGGCTGGTATTCCTCCGGAACTCGTTAAAGTTGTAACAGCATCAATTATCTTCTTTGTAGGTGCTCATTACCTTATCGAGCAATTTATTAAGCCCAAAAAACAAGTGAAAGGTGGTAACTAA